The following are encoded in a window of Novosphingobium sp. THN1 genomic DNA:
- a CDS encoding DUF3089 domain-containing protein, which yields MALLIVMVIAAVFALSIWQNELTRFAFVPRVSYGRLEPLPADAYSGNSMWFARPGLQKDPAQWVPTGVNASGAKGPAAVFFIHPTSYLAREHWNGPLDDTDTNRRATFFVQGMASAFNQQSQVWAPRYRQAAFGAFLTDKAEGEMALESAYVDVRQAFDAFLANVPADKPIVLAGHSQGALHLMHLLKDRVAGTPLASRIVAAYPIGWPISVEHDLPKMGLPACASADAAGCVMTWASFAEPADPELVLEAYRTRPALDGRQKDARPVLCTNPLTGSVGGSAPAAANLGTLKPSEHLDSGELIPKAVPARCDAKTGLLMIGDAPDLGPFVLPGNNYHVYDIPLFWANLRADVARRAAAWEKLHGGAAR from the coding sequence ATGGCTCTCCTCATCGTGATGGTGATTGCTGCCGTCTTTGCGCTGAGCATCTGGCAGAACGAACTGACCCGCTTCGCCTTCGTTCCGCGCGTGTCGTACGGCAGGCTCGAGCCTCTTCCGGCCGATGCCTATTCCGGAAACAGCATGTGGTTCGCACGGCCGGGGCTGCAGAAAGATCCGGCGCAGTGGGTCCCGACGGGCGTCAACGCAAGCGGGGCAAAGGGACCTGCTGCGGTATTCTTCATTCACCCGACGAGCTATCTCGCGCGGGAGCATTGGAACGGCCCGCTGGACGATACGGACACCAATCGGCGCGCAACCTTCTTTGTCCAGGGCATGGCTTCGGCCTTCAACCAGCAGTCGCAAGTCTGGGCTCCGCGCTACCGCCAGGCCGCTTTCGGCGCTTTCCTCACCGACAAGGCCGAAGGGGAGATGGCGCTCGAATCAGCATATGTCGACGTGCGCCAGGCTTTCGACGCGTTCCTGGCGAACGTGCCCGCCGACAAGCCTATAGTACTTGCCGGGCACAGTCAGGGCGCCCTTCACCTCATGCACCTGCTCAAGGATCGCGTTGCCGGCACTCCCCTCGCCTCGCGCATAGTCGCGGCCTATCCGATCGGCTGGCCGATATCGGTCGAGCATGATCTGCCAAAGATGGGCCTTCCGGCCTGCGCTTCGGCCGACGCAGCAGGATGCGTGATGACGTGGGCCAGCTTTGCCGAGCCTGCCGATCCTGAGCTGGTGCTGGAAGCCTACCGCACACGGCCTGCCCTGGACGGCAGGCAGAAGGACGCGCGCCCCGTGCTGTGCACGAACCCGCTGACCGGAAGCGTTGGCGGCTCCGCCCCGGCGGCCGCCAATCTGGGCACGTTGAAGCCGAGTGAGCATCTCGATTCCGGAGAACTGATCCCGAAGGCCGTGCCGGCCCGCTGCGATGCCAAGACCGGCTTGTTGATGATCGGGGATGCGCCCGATCTCGGGCCCTTCGTTCTTCCGGGCAACAATTATCACGTTTACGACATACCGTTGTTCTGGGCGAACCTGCGCGCCGATGTCGCGCGGCGTGCGGCGGCATGGGAGAAACTGCACGGGGGCGCAGCCAGGTGA
- the ruvX gene encoding Holliday junction resolvase RuvX → MGETARGRSQVITQSALIMRDELPEGGVLMGLDTGTKTIGIALCDRDWRFATAGKTLQRGKFTADKAKLQALIEERGVVGLVIGLPLNMDGSESPRSQGARAIARNLEDLGLPILLWDERWTTQAAERALIEQDFSRAKRAERIDSHAAALILQGAIDALAGSAF, encoded by the coding sequence ATGGGAGAAACTGCACGGGGGCGCAGCCAGGTGATCACCCAGTCGGCCCTGATCATGCGAGACGAGCTGCCTGAAGGCGGCGTGCTGATGGGGCTGGACACCGGCACCAAGACCATCGGAATCGCCCTGTGCGACCGCGACTGGCGCTTCGCCACGGCTGGCAAGACGCTTCAGCGCGGCAAATTCACCGCTGACAAGGCGAAGCTGCAAGCGCTGATCGAAGAACGCGGTGTCGTAGGGCTCGTTATCGGCCTGCCGCTCAACATGGATGGATCCGAAAGCCCGAGGTCGCAGGGAGCAAGGGCTATCGCTCGCAACCTCGAAGACCTGGGGCTGCCGATCCTTCTGTGGGACGAGCGGTGGACGACGCAAGCCGCCGAGCGGGCGTTGATCGAGCAGGACTTCAGCCGGGCCAAACGGGCGGAGCGCATCGATTCGCACGCCGCAGCGCTTATTCTGCAGGGTGCCATCGACGCGCTCGCCGGAAGCGCATTTTAA
- a CDS encoding PaaI family thioesterase yields MDTTPESTGGRPAIPPGMDFNPSQFGKFMMRHGHTGFIGMQYRAHGDNWVELGLPWREDLVGDPETGVLASGPIISLLDNATSMSVWALRGGFRPQVTLDLRVDYVRAAAPGKMIVAWAECYQLKKSMAFVRGIAHDGDIADPVAHAAGIFIQVEADGWARSPGEAK; encoded by the coding sequence ATGGATACAACGCCAGAAAGCACCGGAGGAAGGCCCGCGATCCCGCCGGGCATGGATTTCAACCCGTCGCAGTTCGGCAAGTTCATGATGCGGCACGGGCACACCGGCTTTATCGGCATGCAATATCGCGCCCATGGGGACAATTGGGTCGAGCTGGGCCTGCCCTGGCGCGAAGACCTGGTCGGCGATCCCGAGACGGGCGTCCTGGCGTCCGGACCGATAATCAGCCTGCTCGACAATGCCACGTCGATGTCGGTCTGGGCGCTGCGCGGTGGCTTTCGCCCGCAAGTGACGCTGGACCTGCGCGTCGACTATGTCCGCGCCGCGGCGCCGGGCAAGATGATCGTTGCCTGGGCAGAGTGCTACCAGTTGAAGAAGTCGATGGCCTTCGTCCGAGGCATTGCCCACGATGGCGACATTGCCGACCCCGTAGCGCACGCCGCGGGCATCTTCATTCAGGTTGAAGCGGACGGGTGGGCACGTTCACCAGGAGAAGCGAAGTGA
- a CDS encoding PaaI family thioesterase produces MGMRIAGMLDGAPLLAMDFSDRAMGRPGFLHGGAIAGMMEIAAIMALHAHLGEEDAKTRIKPVNISVEYLRGGVTVETFARGEVIRAGRRIANVRAEVWQADRNKPLASCWMNFLIKPKS; encoded by the coding sequence ATGGGCATGCGGATTGCGGGCATGCTGGACGGTGCCCCGCTTCTGGCAATGGATTTTTCCGATCGCGCCATGGGTCGGCCCGGGTTCCTTCACGGCGGCGCTATCGCAGGCATGATGGAAATCGCGGCGATCATGGCTCTTCACGCCCATCTCGGCGAAGAGGACGCGAAGACGCGAATCAAGCCCGTGAACATTTCCGTCGAATACCTGCGGGGCGGGGTGACGGTGGAAACCTTCGCGCGCGGTGAGGTGATCCGCGCGGGAAGACGCATTGCCAATGTGCGCGCCGAAGTGTGGCAGGCAGACCGGAACAAGCCTCTGGCAAGCTGCTGGATGAACTTCCTGATCAAGCCGAAGAGCTAG
- a CDS encoding DUF2794 domain-containing protein has protein sequence MNGPDAGTSGTVVPFPNARAIQQVGFERPELLKILDLYGRMVAAGLWRDYAMDFGKEAAVFAAFKRTAERPTARIEKRPSLRSKQGMWALFGEAGQVLKRGHDLAGVLSPLERRLMKIVED, from the coding sequence GTGAACGGCCCTGATGCCGGGACGTCCGGCACCGTCGTCCCATTCCCGAACGCGCGTGCGATCCAGCAAGTCGGTTTCGAACGGCCGGAACTGCTGAAGATCCTCGATCTCTACGGCCGGATGGTCGCAGCCGGGCTCTGGCGCGATTATGCGATGGACTTTGGCAAGGAAGCAGCTGTCTTCGCAGCATTCAAGCGAACAGCGGAACGCCCGACAGCGCGGATCGAGAAACGCCCGTCGTTGCGCAGCAAACAGGGCATGTGGGCGCTGTTCGGAGAAGCCGGGCAAGTCCTCAAGCGCGGTCATGACCTGGCGGGCGTCCTGTCTCCGCTTGAACGCCGGTTGATGAAGATCGTCGAAGACTAG